Proteins from a genomic interval of Rhodothermus marinus:
- a CDS encoding ImmA/IrrE family metallo-endopeptidase, whose product MTLRVPVKPELLYWAMRRSGRMPEELSRRFKKLEDWLEGQGQPTLRQLEDFARATHTPIGYFFLAEPPEETLPIPDFRTTSKARHSSPSADLLETIYICQQRQAWYREFARLYGEPPVAFVGSATLQDAPAEVAARMREQLGFDIEARSRMTTWTEALRQFIGLAEDAGVLVMVSGIVGSNTHRPLDVSEFRGFALADDLAPLVFINGRDSKAGQMFTLAHELAHLWLGQSGVSDSDARVLPDERTERWCNAVAAEFLAPLEAVRANLVAGEPLPETLERLARRFKVSTLVILRRLFDAGWINWETLDSAWQQELQRLKQLSPGGKGGDFYNTLGAHVGKRFARAVIVSALEGQTPFTEAFRLLGVRKSRTFYELAQRLEIPA is encoded by the coding sequence ATGACCTTGCGGGTGCCTGTTAAACCCGAACTCCTGTATTGGGCCATGCGGCGCTCTGGCCGCATGCCGGAGGAGTTGTCTCGTCGTTTCAAGAAGCTCGAAGACTGGTTAGAAGGGCAGGGGCAACCCACGCTCAGGCAGCTCGAGGACTTCGCCCGCGCCACCCATACCCCTATCGGTTATTTCTTTCTGGCCGAACCGCCGGAAGAGACATTGCCGATCCCCGATTTTCGCACCACGTCGAAGGCACGCCATAGCTCCCCCAGCGCCGACCTGCTGGAAACGATCTACATCTGTCAGCAGCGGCAGGCCTGGTACCGGGAGTTTGCCCGGCTATATGGCGAACCGCCGGTTGCCTTTGTGGGCTCGGCGACGCTTCAGGATGCCCCGGCGGAGGTGGCCGCTCGGATGCGCGAACAGCTCGGGTTCGATATAGAAGCCCGTTCCCGAATGACGACATGGACTGAAGCGCTGCGACAGTTCATCGGCTTGGCCGAAGATGCCGGGGTGCTGGTGATGGTCAGCGGCATTGTCGGCAGCAATACCCACCGCCCGCTCGATGTCTCCGAGTTTCGCGGATTCGCGCTGGCCGACGACCTGGCCCCGCTGGTGTTCATCAATGGCAGGGACAGCAAGGCGGGACAGATGTTCACCCTGGCCCATGAACTGGCGCACCTCTGGTTGGGACAATCTGGCGTAAGCGATAGCGACGCGCGCGTTCTTCCCGACGAGCGGACCGAGCGCTGGTGCAATGCGGTGGCGGCGGAATTCCTTGCTCCGCTTGAAGCCGTGCGAGCGAACCTGGTGGCAGGCGAACCTTTACCCGAGACGCTGGAGCGGCTGGCGCGGCGCTTCAAGGTCAGCACCCTGGTGATCCTGCGCCGTCTGTTCGATGCCGGGTGGATCAATTGGGAAACACTGGACAGCGCATGGCAACAAGAGTTACAGCGGTTGAAGCAGCTTTCGCCCGGAGGAAAGGGCGGGGATTTTTACAACACCCTGGGCGCTCATGTGGGCAAACGATTCGCCAGGGCGGTGATCGTGAGCGCGTTGGAGGGACAAACGCCCTTTACCGAGGCGTTTCGCCTTCTCGGCGTGCGAAAAAGCCGGACCTTTTATGAGCTGGCGCAACGTCTGGAGATTCCGGCATGA
- a CDS encoding Kiwa anti-phage protein KwaB-like domain-containing protein codes for MRLTIDFDFENVTVTTFGVGIDAGDHQTFVVVPVDVGVQRALREMAQATWNALNNCEDGPREYEPSEKYESRECLYLPLDHEMAAAVKTLHEAANLPTNSGALNDPSNIFCYFAQLTDNKHRRLTALRRATQFKGILKSRLIRLVSDSLKLIEDRVFKLDIDFDLLADSKNVYILRPSGFEFAGKLQQAILDAVPKNIKAIQSDLPFVELAPIEEYAKKHTRAARYLASIRSQELTKNVDKSLLKALCEQNGVEVEELDGKLKVSEGHELAFLELLDRRRYELEFVKGQPERFKAGNRRRINDKG; via the coding sequence ATGAGGTTAACCATAGACTTTGATTTCGAGAACGTGACCGTGACCACATTTGGCGTGGGCATTGATGCCGGCGACCACCAAACGTTCGTCGTTGTACCAGTAGATGTGGGCGTGCAGAGAGCGCTTCGCGAGATGGCGCAGGCAACGTGGAATGCATTGAACAATTGCGAGGACGGGCCGAGGGAGTACGAGCCGTCCGAGAAATACGAGAGTAGAGAGTGCCTCTATCTGCCACTAGACCACGAGATGGCAGCCGCAGTAAAAACGTTGCACGAAGCTGCCAATCTGCCCACCAATAGCGGTGCGTTGAATGATCCTTCGAACATATTCTGTTACTTCGCCCAGCTCACGGATAACAAGCATCGGCGTTTGACCGCCCTTCGGCGAGCTACGCAGTTCAAGGGGATTTTGAAGAGCCGCCTGATTCGATTAGTCTCGGACTCACTCAAGCTGATTGAAGACCGTGTGTTCAAGCTGGATATTGACTTCGACCTTCTCGCTGACTCGAAGAACGTCTACATCCTGCGGCCCAGTGGATTTGAGTTCGCAGGCAAGCTCCAGCAGGCCATTCTGGATGCGGTGCCGAAGAACATCAAAGCGATCCAAAGTGATCTTCCATTCGTAGAACTAGCCCCTATCGAGGAATATGCCAAAAAGCATACGAGGGCAGCCCGCTACCTTGCCTCGATCCGGAGTCAAGAGCTAACCAAGAATGTCGACAAATCCTTGCTCAAGGCTCTCTGCGAGCAGAATGGTGTCGAAGTCGAAGAATTAGACGGTAAACTCAAGGTCTCCGAAGGCCACGAGCTGGCGTTTCTGGAGCTTCTTGACCGTCGCCGGTATGAGCTGGAGTTTGTCAAAGGGCAGCCCGAGCGTTTTAAGGCAGGGAACAGGAGACGGATCAATGATAAGGGCTGA
- a CDS encoding AAA family ATPase, producing MKLVAFRVQNYKKIQDTGWVSVRDLTCFVGKNEAGKSALFRGLSKLNPSDGERYDGLKEFPRRRYTDEFQKQDWPVASGRFELDDIDRKKLAEICSALADVKQVTCTRHYSWELSVEFEPAPPTSVLTRTEFKTAIGEIRQTLSDLTAPEGKGDALGAIKNTLLQTLYQLENQQSSTRPDEVVPKAEVERLVHTIATQSNEQWQKKLLQDISKKAQSLLERASFGYELAQAKQWVENNLPKFIYFDRYDVIDSAVHLPTFVQQLNQNPTAPRVRTTRCLFEHVGLDVEELAALGKKHQPGQQMDSQTIEKIRRYVDERAIKLSSASNAMTTKFQDWWEQRRHKFRYQADGDFFRIWVSDDLDPSEIELDQRSLGMQYFFSFFTVFLVEAKGAHQKAILLLDEPGLHMHGTAQAKVVKFLEKLSQENQTMYTTHSPFMIDADHLERVRIVYEAEDGTTKVSEDIWPRDKDALFPLQAGLGYQLVQSLFISKRQLIVEGITDYWILKAFDQLLRQRGESALRDDVVIVPSAGLSKLFPLASMLIGHDVEVVALLDGDEPGRKEGKKLTENLFAGETGRCLFIGDFLPEKPYAELEDIFPEEVYLEAVREAYNIDQLTFDEDIETTDGVVNKVKALFEYKGLGRFEKWRPAAVLRDWIMDGSEKIPTDVFRIASNLFEEINRAFLNP from the coding sequence ATGAAACTTGTAGCTTTTCGCGTCCAAAACTACAAGAAGATTCAAGATACAGGATGGGTTAGTGTCCGTGATCTCACCTGCTTCGTGGGAAAAAATGAAGCAGGTAAGTCAGCGTTGTTTCGAGGCCTCTCCAAGCTCAACCCATCCGACGGTGAAAGATACGATGGACTTAAAGAATTTCCACGACGGCGTTATACCGACGAATTCCAAAAGCAAGATTGGCCTGTAGCAAGCGGCAGGTTTGAGCTTGACGACATCGATCGCAAGAAGCTTGCCGAAATATGCTCTGCACTTGCGGACGTCAAGCAGGTGACATGTACGCGCCATTACTCTTGGGAATTGTCAGTAGAATTTGAACCCGCTCCTCCTACTTCTGTCTTGACTCGTACTGAATTCAAAACTGCCATTGGAGAGATTCGGCAAACGCTGAGTGATCTGACCGCCCCCGAAGGTAAGGGCGATGCTCTCGGTGCAATTAAGAATACCCTCCTTCAGACCCTCTATCAGCTTGAAAATCAACAATCCTCAACAAGGCCGGATGAAGTTGTACCGAAAGCCGAAGTTGAGAGACTCGTACACACCATCGCTACGCAATCAAACGAGCAATGGCAAAAAAAGCTTCTCCAGGATATAAGCAAAAAAGCCCAGAGCTTGCTTGAGCGCGCTTCCTTTGGTTATGAACTGGCGCAAGCCAAGCAATGGGTTGAAAACAATCTTCCAAAGTTCATCTACTTTGACCGCTACGACGTAATTGACAGCGCCGTTCATCTCCCAACTTTTGTGCAGCAGCTCAACCAAAATCCTACCGCGCCCCGCGTTCGCACAACGCGATGCTTATTTGAGCACGTGGGTCTCGATGTGGAAGAATTAGCAGCACTTGGGAAGAAGCACCAGCCAGGACAGCAAATGGATTCCCAGACTATTGAAAAGATCCGCCGTTACGTTGATGAGCGCGCTATAAAACTATCTTCAGCGTCAAATGCCATGACTACCAAATTCCAAGACTGGTGGGAGCAGCGCCGCCACAAGTTCCGCTATCAAGCAGACGGGGACTTTTTCCGTATTTGGGTTTCTGATGACCTTGATCCAAGCGAGATCGAACTGGACCAGCGCAGCTTGGGTATGCAGTATTTCTTCTCATTCTTTACCGTTTTCCTTGTTGAAGCGAAAGGGGCACATCAAAAGGCAATTCTCCTTCTGGACGAGCCCGGCTTGCACATGCATGGGACAGCCCAAGCAAAGGTGGTCAAGTTCCTTGAGAAGCTTTCCCAAGAAAATCAGACAATGTACACAACCCACTCCCCTTTTATGATAGATGCAGACCACTTGGAACGAGTCCGTATTGTCTATGAGGCAGAAGATGGAACGACCAAAGTATCAGAAGACATTTGGCCTCGTGACAAAGATGCTCTTTTCCCACTTCAGGCAGGCTTAGGGTATCAGCTTGTTCAATCTCTTTTTATCAGCAAGCGCCAACTAATCGTTGAAGGGATTACCGACTACTGGATTCTCAAGGCGTTTGACCAGTTGCTTCGACAGCGCGGTGAGTCAGCCCTTCGGGATGATGTGGTTATTGTTCCATCAGCTGGTTTGAGCAAATTATTTCCCCTGGCTAGTATGCTTATTGGCCATGACGTCGAGGTTGTAGCCCTCTTGGATGGTGACGAACCAGGTCGCAAGGAAGGCAAGAAGCTCACCGAAAACTTATTTGCAGGTGAAACAGGACGTTGCCTATTCATTGGGGATTTTTTGCCAGAAAAACCATATGCAGAGCTCGAAGATATTTTTCCTGAAGAGGTTTACCTGGAAGCAGTAAGGGAAGCCTACAATATCGACCAGCTAACGTTTGACGAGGACATAGAGACAACCGATGGCGTTGTAAACAAAGTGAAGGCGCTCTTTGAGTACAAGGGACTTGGTCGGTTCGAGAAGTGGCGACCCGCTGCGGTATTACGGGACTGGATTATGGATGGTTCAGAAAAAATCCCCACTGATGTTTTCAGGATAGCCAGTAATCTGTTTGAAGAGATAAATCGGGCCTTCTTGAATCCATGA
- a CDS encoding restriction endonuclease subunit S — MGSEVAFRDVAQLVRDVVQPEEAGKMPYIGLEHIEQGTLRLAGWGYASDVSSAKFRFRKGDILFGKLRPYFRKVIRAPFDGICSTDIWVVRAKEGFDQNYLFYWMAAHDFIDFASKGSEGTRMPRAKWEHVERFKRPYLPLPEQRAIAHILGTLDDKIELNRRMNETLEAMAQALFKSWFVDFDPVVVNALRAGNPIPEKFAKRAAHYRDNPDALGLPEDILRLFPARFVESELGPIPEGWEIKQVREFAALKGGQQLSKKYIKDHGPVPVFGGAGIMGYTTISNATGFVITVGRVGAYCGQFFRHIGEAWINNNASLVRVHERKLGEWLYLALRNANIDVIKKGAAQPFVANSDIECLPILWPGSNLASKLSEFVSKMRALQDHYVVESRTLAALRDTLLPKLISGELRVKDVEKILEDAV, encoded by the coding sequence ATGGGAAGCGAGGTCGCATTTCGTGATGTGGCCCAACTTGTGCGGGATGTTGTCCAGCCTGAAGAAGCTGGAAAAATGCCCTATATTGGTCTTGAACACATTGAGCAGGGCACATTACGACTTGCTGGTTGGGGATATGCTTCCGATGTCAGTAGTGCAAAATTCCGATTTAGAAAAGGCGACATACTTTTTGGAAAACTGCGTCCATATTTCCGTAAGGTAATACGTGCACCATTTGATGGCATTTGCTCTACGGATATCTGGGTAGTGCGTGCAAAAGAGGGTTTTGATCAGAATTATCTTTTCTATTGGATGGCTGCTCACGATTTCATCGACTTTGCCAGCAAAGGTTCCGAAGGTACTCGAATGCCGCGGGCGAAATGGGAACATGTAGAAAGATTTAAGAGGCCTTATTTACCCCTTCCCGAACAACGCGCCATTGCCCACATCCTCGGCACCTTGGATGACAAGATCGAGCTGAACCGGCGGATGAACGAGACCCTGGAGGCCATGGCCCAGGCGCTCTTCAAGTCCTGGTTCGTGGACTTCGACCCGGTGGTGGTCAACGCCCTGCGCGCCGGAAACCCCATCCCCGAAAAGTTCGCCAAACGCGCCGCCCACTACCGCGACAACCCCGACGCCCTTGGCCTGCCCGAAGACATCCTACGCCTCTTCCCCGCCCGCTTCGTGGAGTCGGAACTGGGGCCGATTCCGGAGGGGTGGGAGATAAAACAGGTCAGGGAGTTTGCTGCTCTAAAAGGTGGCCAGCAGCTTTCCAAAAAGTACATCAAAGATCATGGTCCCGTGCCCGTTTTTGGAGGTGCGGGTATTATGGGCTACACAACTATTAGCAACGCAACTGGTTTTGTCATAACTGTTGGAAGAGTGGGAGCATATTGCGGGCAGTTTTTCCGACATATCGGCGAAGCTTGGATAAACAACAATGCTTCTTTGGTTAGAGTTCATGAACGCAAACTTGGAGAATGGTTATATCTTGCGCTACGCAATGCAAACATTGACGTAATCAAAAAAGGGGCAGCACAGCCTTTTGTAGCAAATAGCGATATTGAGTGCTTACCAATTCTCTGGCCAGGAAGCAACTTAGCTTCTAAACTTTCTGAATTTGTATCAAAGATGAGAGCTTTGCAGGATCATTATGTAGTGGAATCCCGCACCCTTGCTGCCCTGCGCGACACGCTGCTGCCCAAACTGATCTCTGGCGAGTTGCGGGTGAAGGATGTGGAGAAGATTCTGGAGGATGCGGTATGA
- a CDS encoding type I restriction-modification system subunit M: MDTNKTNGANLGFENKLWEMADKLRGHMDAAEYKHVVLGLIFLKYISDAFEEKYQELKAKQDTEFTDPEDRDEYLAANVFWVPPEARWEKIQAAAPQPTIGQVIDEAMAAIERENPSLKGVLPKDYARPTLDKVRLGELVKLVGDINLKAQEYGVRDPLGRVYEYFLGKFAEKEGKRGGEYYTPQCVVQLLVEMIEPYRGRVYDPCCGSGGMFVQSEKFVEAHGGKLGDIAIYGQESNPTTWRLCKMNLAIRRIDADLGPHHADTFHNDLHKDLKADYILANPPFNMSDWGGERLTDDPRWKYGVPPASNANYAWIQHFIYHLAPNGIAGFVMANGSLSTSTKAEFEIRKGIIEDDLVDCIVALPGQLFYTTQIPVSLWFLTRNKKADPKRGYRDRTGETLFIDARRMGRLVDRVHRELTQEEIRQIADVYHAWKKGEGYQDKPGWWKSATIEDIRQRDYVLTPGRYVGVEEREDDGIPFEEKMAELTATLYEQFEEARRLEAEIKKNLEVLGFYTKEDEL; the protein is encoded by the coding sequence ATGGATACGAATAAAACAAACGGCGCCAATCTGGGCTTTGAGAACAAGCTCTGGGAGATGGCCGACAAGTTACGCGGCCATATGGACGCCGCCGAGTACAAGCACGTGGTGCTGGGGCTGATTTTCCTCAAATACATTTCCGACGCCTTCGAGGAAAAGTACCAGGAGCTCAAGGCCAAGCAGGACACCGAGTTCACCGACCCCGAGGATCGCGACGAGTACCTGGCCGCCAACGTCTTCTGGGTGCCGCCCGAGGCGCGCTGGGAGAAAATTCAGGCGGCTGCGCCACAGCCCACCATCGGCCAGGTCATCGACGAGGCGATGGCGGCCATCGAGCGGGAGAACCCGTCGCTCAAGGGGGTGTTGCCCAAGGACTACGCCCGCCCGACGTTGGACAAGGTGCGCCTGGGTGAGCTGGTGAAGCTTGTCGGCGATATCAACCTGAAGGCGCAGGAATACGGCGTCCGAGACCCGCTTGGGCGGGTGTACGAATATTTTCTGGGCAAATTTGCCGAGAAGGAGGGCAAGCGCGGCGGCGAGTACTACACGCCCCAGTGCGTCGTGCAACTTCTGGTTGAGATGATCGAGCCGTACCGCGGGCGCGTGTACGACCCCTGTTGCGGCTCGGGTGGCATGTTCGTGCAGTCGGAGAAGTTCGTGGAAGCCCACGGGGGGAAGCTCGGCGACATCGCCATCTATGGCCAGGAGTCGAACCCCACCACCTGGCGGCTCTGCAAGATGAACCTGGCCATCCGCCGCATCGACGCCGACCTGGGCCCGCACCATGCCGACACCTTCCACAACGACCTGCACAAGGACCTGAAGGCCGACTACATCCTGGCCAATCCCCCCTTCAACATGAGCGACTGGGGCGGGGAGCGGCTCACGGACGACCCGCGCTGGAAATATGGCGTACCCCCTGCGAGCAACGCCAACTACGCCTGGATCCAGCACTTCATCTATCACCTGGCCCCCAACGGCATTGCCGGGTTCGTGATGGCCAACGGCTCGCTCTCTACATCCACGAAGGCCGAATTCGAGATTCGCAAGGGCATCATCGAGGACGACCTGGTGGATTGCATCGTCGCCCTGCCGGGACAGCTCTTCTACACCACGCAGATTCCGGTCTCGCTCTGGTTCCTCACCCGCAATAAGAAGGCCGACCCGAAGCGAGGCTATCGCGACCGCACCGGCGAAACCCTCTTCATCGACGCCCGGCGCATGGGCCGCCTGGTGGACCGTGTGCACCGGGAGCTGACCCAGGAGGAAATCCGCCAGATCGCAGACGTGTACCACGCCTGGAAGAAGGGCGAGGGTTACCAGGACAAACCCGGCTGGTGGAAGTCGGCCACCATCGAGGATATCCGCCAGCGCGACTACGTGCTCACGCCGGGACGCTACGTGGGCGTGGAGGAGCGAGAGGACGACGGCATTCCCTTTGAAGAGAAGATGGCCGAACTGACCGCCACGCTCTATGAGCAGTTCGAGGAAGCCCGCCGGCTGGAGGCGGAAATCAAGAAAAACCTGGAGGTGCTTGGATTCTATACGAAGGAGGATGAATTATGA
- a CDS encoding DNA polymerase domain-containing protein: MAETTHLYDDVALFGRDPSPGLLDVQPLLDGDADTPARVRLYWRSTDSTLCVEEQPFYPFFLLADIRLLRGYPRRRFRFRPLAGSEHFRYLVVFESWTAYREALRHIEQAAAGAERPPVYQINTPAQQYLMQSGRTCFKGMTLDDLHRLQLDIEVYTESGFPNAERPEDQIVLIALHDNRGWHRVLDVREAGSEAALLRQFVDVLRERDPDVLEGYNLLAFDLPYLQRRCQRYDIPLQLGRDGSEPRTFPASIRFAERTIDYTAFEIAGRHVIDVYFQVLAFDVFKRDLPDYTLKTVARYFGLSTRDRTYIAGTELSRTWSEDPDRVRAYVLDDAIETERLARMLSGSAFYLTQMVPMPYGQVARTGPAAKIEALMVREYLRRRHSIPCPQWGSQALGGYTDVFVTGVVGPIVYADVESLYPSIMLTYGIQPRTDRLGLFQQLLRRLTELRLETKRRMREAESEALRRELDARQNSYKILINSFYGMLGFSLAAFNDFEAADRVAATGQEVLRRLIQAIQQAGGQVVEVDTDGVLFVPPPDVRDEAAERAFVEQLGEALPSGIRVSYEGRFKKMLSYKKKNYALLGYDGSLKFKGSSLISRSVERFGRQFVREAIALLLEEDIQGLHELYLRYRARILQHDWESVHDFARTETLKDTLDNYLADVAAGRRPRAAAYELALRLREAGRPVRKGDRITYYITGTHPNVAAYENCRLAEEWDPANPDENAAYYLRRLDEFARKFEPFFTPADFRRIFSPDDLFGFSAEGIRPIRRVRAPEEVFSSTPF; this comes from the coding sequence GTGGCGGAGACGACGCACCTGTACGACGACGTCGCGCTGTTCGGCCGGGATCCGTCGCCGGGTCTGCTGGACGTGCAGCCGCTGCTGGACGGCGACGCCGACACGCCGGCCCGCGTGCGCCTTTACTGGCGCAGCACGGACAGTACGCTGTGCGTCGAAGAGCAGCCGTTCTATCCGTTCTTCCTGCTGGCCGACATTCGGTTGCTCCGGGGCTACCCGCGGCGGCGTTTTCGCTTTCGCCCGCTGGCGGGAAGCGAGCACTTCCGCTATCTGGTCGTCTTCGAAAGCTGGACCGCCTACCGCGAAGCGCTCCGGCACATCGAGCAGGCGGCCGCCGGTGCCGAGCGCCCGCCCGTCTATCAGATCAACACCCCGGCCCAGCAGTACCTGATGCAGTCGGGCCGCACCTGCTTCAAAGGCATGACGCTCGACGACCTGCACCGCCTCCAGCTCGACATCGAGGTCTACACCGAATCGGGTTTCCCGAACGCGGAGCGTCCCGAAGATCAGATCGTGCTCATCGCGTTGCACGACAACCGCGGCTGGCATCGCGTGCTGGACGTACGCGAAGCAGGCTCCGAAGCGGCCCTGCTGCGTCAGTTTGTGGACGTGCTGCGCGAGCGGGACCCCGATGTGCTGGAAGGCTACAACCTGCTGGCTTTCGACCTGCCCTATCTGCAGCGGCGTTGCCAGCGCTACGACATTCCCCTGCAACTGGGCCGCGACGGCAGCGAGCCCCGCACGTTTCCGGCCAGCATTCGCTTTGCCGAGCGCACGATCGACTACACGGCCTTCGAGATCGCCGGCCGGCACGTGATCGACGTGTATTTTCAGGTGCTGGCCTTCGACGTGTTCAAGCGGGATCTTCCCGACTACACGCTGAAGACGGTCGCCCGCTATTTCGGCCTTTCGACGCGCGATCGTACCTACATCGCCGGCACCGAGCTTTCCCGCACCTGGAGCGAAGATCCCGATCGCGTGCGCGCTTACGTGCTCGACGACGCCATCGAAACGGAGCGGCTGGCCCGCATGCTCTCGGGCTCGGCCTTCTACCTGACGCAAATGGTGCCCATGCCCTACGGACAGGTGGCGCGCACGGGACCCGCTGCCAAGATCGAAGCGCTCATGGTGCGCGAGTACCTGCGGCGTCGCCACAGCATCCCCTGCCCCCAATGGGGCAGCCAGGCGCTGGGCGGCTACACGGACGTCTTCGTGACCGGCGTGGTCGGCCCCATCGTCTATGCCGACGTCGAAAGCCTCTACCCGTCCATCATGCTCACCTACGGCATCCAGCCGCGCACCGATCGGCTGGGGCTGTTTCAGCAGCTGTTGCGTCGGCTGACCGAGCTGCGCCTGGAAACCAAGCGCCGGATGCGTGAAGCCGAGTCCGAAGCGCTGCGCCGCGAACTCGACGCCCGGCAGAACTCCTACAAGATCCTGATCAATTCCTTCTACGGCATGCTGGGCTTTTCGCTGGCGGCGTTCAACGACTTCGAGGCGGCCGATCGCGTGGCGGCCACCGGTCAGGAGGTGTTGCGCCGGCTCATCCAGGCCATCCAGCAGGCCGGCGGACAGGTCGTCGAAGTGGATACCGACGGCGTGCTCTTCGTGCCCCCGCCGGACGTCCGGGACGAAGCGGCCGAACGCGCCTTCGTCGAGCAGCTCGGCGAGGCCCTTCCATCCGGCATCCGCGTGAGCTACGAGGGCCGTTTCAAAAAAATGCTTTCCTACAAAAAGAAAAACTACGCGCTGCTGGGCTACGACGGCAGCCTGAAATTCAAAGGCTCCTCGCTGATTTCCCGCTCCGTCGAGCGCTTCGGCCGCCAGTTCGTGCGCGAGGCCATTGCGCTGCTGCTGGAAGAAGATATTCAGGGACTGCACGAACTCTACCTGCGCTACCGCGCCCGCATCCTGCAGCACGACTGGGAAAGCGTCCACGACTTCGCCCGCACCGAGACGCTGAAAGACACGCTGGACAACTACCTGGCCGATGTGGCGGCCGGACGGCGTCCCCGCGCGGCCGCCTACGAACTGGCCCTTCGCCTGCGCGAAGCCGGACGTCCTGTACGCAAGGGAGACCGCATCACCTACTACATCACGGGCACGCACCCCAACGTGGCCGCCTACGAAAACTGCCGCCTGGCCGAGGAATGGGATCCGGCCAATCCGGACGAAAACGCGGCGTACTACCTGCGGCGTCTGGACGAATTTGCCCGCAAGTTCGAGCCCTTCTTCACCCCGGCCGACTTCCGGCGCATTTTTTCCCCCGACGACCTGTTCGGCTTCTCGGCCGAGGGCATTCGTCCGATCCGCCGGGTACGCGCGCCTGAAGAAGTGTTTTCATCCACCCCGTTTTGA
- the ccmA gene encoding heme ABC exporter ATP-binding protein CcmA has translation MDRLEVIALGKRFGYRRLFAGLSFTIAAGETLAVTGPNGSGKSTLLRILAGVLRPSEGEVRLQVNGRPIEPADRPFYVGLAAPYLQLYDAFTARENLTFIARARGLSDGRRRVESWLERVQLRAFADEPVAIFSSGMRQRLRLAAALLADPPLWLLDEPRSNLDEAGRRLVEALLEEARAKGRLVVVATNDADEAAACMQQVDLRRFR, from the coding sequence ATGGACCGACTGGAAGTGATCGCGCTCGGCAAGCGCTTCGGTTACCGGCGTCTGTTTGCGGGGCTTTCGTTCACGATCGCGGCCGGCGAGACGCTGGCCGTGACGGGCCCGAACGGCTCGGGCAAGTCGACGCTTTTGCGCATACTGGCGGGCGTGCTGCGTCCCTCGGAGGGCGAGGTGCGGCTCCAGGTCAATGGCCGCCCGATCGAGCCTGCCGATCGTCCCTTCTACGTGGGACTGGCTGCACCCTACCTGCAGCTCTACGACGCTTTCACCGCGCGGGAGAACCTGACATTTATCGCCCGGGCCCGGGGCCTTTCTGACGGACGCCGGCGTGTGGAAAGCTGGCTGGAACGGGTGCAGCTCCGGGCGTTTGCCGACGAGCCCGTGGCGATTTTCTCCTCGGGCATGCGCCAGCGGCTCCGGCTGGCCGCCGCGCTGCTGGCCGATCCGCCGCTCTGGCTCCTGGACGAGCCGCGCTCGAACCTGGACGAGGCCGGCCGCCGGCTGGTTGAAGCATTGCTTGAAGAAGCCCGCGCGAAAGGCCGACTGGTGGTAGTGGCCACCAACGACGCCGACGAAGCGGCCGCCTGCATGCAGCAGGTGGATTTGCGGCGGTTTCGGTGA